One genomic region from Nocardia vinacea encodes:
- a CDS encoding HdeD family acid-resistance protein: MTTNSVLEGPLQSLARSAWQMVLVTGILSVILGVMILAWPDVTLVAAGIIFGIYLVVSGFLQLVAAFGTHTSTGIRVLAFVSGGLSIIIGIFCFRDELASILLLGLWIGIGWLFRGVALLMAAISEPALPGRGWEGFFGIITAIGGVVLIVWPVASVATLALVAGWWLIILGIMEIVTSFGVRKDAKKLAEI; this comes from the coding sequence ATGACGACAAACAGCGTGCTAGAGGGTCCTCTGCAGTCGCTTGCGCGCAGTGCGTGGCAAATGGTTCTGGTCACCGGCATCCTGTCGGTGATCCTCGGTGTGATGATCCTGGCCTGGCCCGATGTGACACTGGTGGCCGCCGGCATCATCTTCGGCATCTATCTGGTGGTGAGTGGCTTCCTCCAGTTGGTGGCCGCATTCGGCACGCACACCAGCACCGGAATCCGGGTGCTCGCATTCGTCAGCGGTGGGTTGTCGATCATTATCGGTATCTTCTGCTTCCGTGACGAGTTGGCCTCGATTCTGTTGCTCGGTCTGTGGATCGGCATCGGCTGGCTGTTCCGCGGTGTCGCGCTGCTGATGGCGGCGATCTCCGAGCCCGCGCTGCCGGGTCGGGGCTGGGAGGGTTTCTTCGGGATCATCACCGCGATCGGTGGTGTGGTGCTGATCGTGTGGCCGGTCGCGTCGGTGGCGACGCTGGCATTGGTCGCCGGGTGGTGGCTGATCATCCTGGGCATCATGGAAATCGTCACCTCGTTCGGTGTCCGCAAGGATGCGAAGAAGCTCGCCGAGATCTGA
- a CDS encoding M23 family metallopeptidase, with translation MPVTVPLSYRLGATRSRRNRAATRVVAAAAVVSASLGVMAAVEPDALAGKTDQSADRTNGAIAFTAFTPREAQIPQTVPEAVIWEQNRIATEAARPRTVRPIEGLLTSNFGMRWGTLHAGLDFADTIGTPIAAVTDGTVIEAGPASGFGLWVRVQQDDGTIGIYGHVNDILATVGQQVRAGDVIATVGNRGFSTGPHLHYEIHSGDGAPIDPMPWLGARGIAVGFAPE, from the coding sequence ATGCCCGTGACCGTACCGTTATCTTATCGTCTCGGCGCGACCCGCTCACGCCGCAACCGCGCCGCAACCCGGGTGGTTGCCGCGGCCGCCGTCGTCAGCGCCTCGCTCGGCGTCATGGCCGCCGTGGAACCCGACGCACTGGCCGGGAAGACGGACCAGTCGGCCGACCGGACCAATGGCGCCATCGCCTTCACCGCGTTCACCCCGCGCGAGGCCCAGATTCCGCAAACCGTTCCCGAGGCCGTGATCTGGGAGCAGAACCGCATCGCCACCGAGGCGGCCCGGCCGCGCACCGTTCGTCCTATCGAGGGCCTGCTGACATCGAACTTCGGCATGCGCTGGGGCACGCTGCACGCCGGCCTCGATTTCGCCGACACCATCGGGACCCCGATCGCCGCGGTCACCGACGGCACCGTGATCGAGGCGGGTCCGGCCTCCGGCTTCGGCCTGTGGGTGCGGGTGCAGCAAGATGACGGCACCATCGGCATCTACGGCCACGTGAACGACATTCTCGCCACCGTCGGTCAGCAGGTGCGCGCGGGCGATGTCATCGCCACCGTCGGCAACCGTGGCTTCTCCACCGGTCCGCACCTGCACTACGAAATCCACTCGGGCGACGGCGCACCGATCGATCCGATGCCCTGGCTCGGCGCGCGCGGTATCGCGGTCGGCTTCGCCCCGGAGTAA
- a CDS encoding Rv2640c family ArsR-like transcriptional regulator, with translation MPKTLPALDVSAPICCAPVAAAPVDDRVALEVALRLKALADPVRVKLMSLLLAERDGTVNTRELAAAVALAESTVSHHLGQLRAAGLVESVRQGMTVQHAARRDALSALCFVLDPECCR, from the coding sequence ATGCCTAAGACGCTGCCCGCGCTGGATGTGTCCGCGCCGATCTGCTGCGCGCCGGTGGCGGCGGCCCCGGTCGACGATCGGGTCGCGCTGGAAGTGGCGTTGCGGTTGAAGGCGCTGGCGGATCCGGTGCGGGTGAAGTTGATGTCGCTATTGCTGGCCGAGCGGGACGGCACGGTCAATACTCGAGAGCTGGCCGCCGCGGTCGCGCTCGCAGAGTCGACGGTGAGCCATCATCTGGGCCAACTGCGCGCCGCCGGTCTGGTGGAGTCGGTGCGTCAGGGGATGACTGTGCAGCATGCGGCACGCCGGGATGCGTTGTCCGCCTTGTGTTTCGTACTCGACCCGGAGTGCTGCCGCTAG
- a CDS encoding glycosyltransferase family 9 protein has translation MAVVLVLQARGLGDLLTAVPALRALRRAKPHDQIVLAAPHRLKPIVDLIASVDSMIPTSDLSDLRWDAPEPALAVNLHGRSAESIVALTKTDPGRILSYRNSAFPELEGPEWQTDMHHVERWCHLLESDGIVADRRNLGLVPPVATTSRRDCVVVHVGAGAPARRWPPDRFAAVVRHLLVLGREVVLTGDESERDIALNIAARAGLPIGRVLAGEQNLIELAATVAEAALVISGDTGVAHLAIAFGTRTVLLFGPTPPRWGGPPPHLLGRHAVLWAGQLGDPMADTPDPGLLRIGVTEVISAVDKQLAKRAWPANGNNRARTAYRRVG, from the coding sequence GTGGCGGTTGTTCTCGTGCTGCAGGCACGTGGCCTCGGTGATCTGCTCACCGCGGTTCCCGCGTTGCGCGCGCTGCGACGGGCGAAACCGCACGATCAGATCGTCCTCGCCGCTCCGCATCGCCTGAAGCCGATCGTCGACCTCATCGCCTCCGTCGACTCCATGATCCCCACCTCCGACCTCAGCGACCTGCGCTGGGACGCTCCCGAACCCGCACTGGCGGTCAATCTGCACGGCCGGAGCGCCGAGAGCATCGTCGCACTCACCAAGACCGATCCCGGACGCATCCTCTCCTACCGAAATTCCGCCTTTCCGGAGCTGGAGGGCCCGGAATGGCAAACGGATATGCATCACGTCGAGCGCTGGTGCCACCTGCTCGAATCCGACGGCATCGTGGCCGATCGCCGCAATCTCGGACTCGTCCCGCCGGTCGCGACCACCAGTCGCCGCGATTGCGTCGTGGTGCACGTGGGAGCGGGCGCACCGGCCCGCCGCTGGCCGCCGGACCGGTTCGCCGCGGTGGTGCGTCATCTACTGGTGCTCGGTCGCGAGGTGGTGCTCACCGGTGACGAGTCCGAGCGCGATATCGCGCTGAATATCGCCGCCCGCGCGGGCCTACCCATTGGCCGGGTGCTCGCCGGCGAGCAGAACCTCATCGAACTCGCCGCCACCGTCGCCGAGGCCGCGCTCGTGATCTCCGGCGATACCGGCGTCGCGCATCTGGCCATCGCCTTCGGAACCCGCACCGTATTGCTGTTCGGACCGACACCGCCGCGCTGGGGAGGGCCGCCACCGCATCTCCTCGGCAGGCATGCGGTGCTGTGGGCCGGTCAGCTCGGCGATCCGATGGCCGATACGCCCGACCCCGGATTGCTACGAATCGGCGTCACCGAGGTGATCAGCGCGGTCGACAAGCAACTCGCCAAGCGGGCGTGGCCTGCCAACGGCAATAATCGCGCGCGAACGGCGTATCGCCGCGTGGGTTGA
- a CDS encoding NAD(P)/FAD-dependent oxidoreductase, with translation MKTVDVVVVGGGPAGSATALGLARVGARVALYESSDYDQLRMGETLPPSVNPLLRELGVWEQFTALGSLPSYQTASAWGASLVSQRSFLFSPHGNGWHVDRARFDAMLAQAAADAGVRVLRGVRARHIERSSGGFEIEASEPVHASMLVEASGRAARFGRGLGGKRAQLDRLVCAARVFLTRPSEPLGDTFLEAVASGWWYASPLPGGHRIVACFTDARNAAQDRLRTPSGWAAAVAATRHIRHLTDRCPIGEVRVISAASHQLRPCAGPGWVAVGDAALAVDPLSSGGVTFALRTATAATNALMNDHHTDYLELVDNSATEYRKLRAEIYSWEPRFTCMPFWRDRSDPAEPEVRSAPDHRNLRRGRLAPT, from the coding sequence CGGTGGTGGTCCGGCGGGATCGGCGACAGCACTGGGACTGGCCCGCGTCGGCGCTCGCGTAGCGCTCTACGAGAGCTCGGACTACGACCAACTGCGGATGGGAGAGACCCTGCCACCGTCGGTCAACCCACTGCTGCGTGAGCTGGGCGTGTGGGAACAGTTCACCGCGCTCGGCTCACTGCCCTCGTACCAGACGGCCAGCGCGTGGGGGGCCAGCCTCGTGTCACAGCGGTCTTTCCTGTTCAGCCCCCACGGCAACGGCTGGCACGTCGATCGGGCTCGCTTCGACGCCATGCTGGCCCAAGCCGCGGCCGACGCCGGGGTCAGGGTATTGCGTGGAGTGCGGGCCCGCCATATCGAGCGCAGCTCGGGCGGATTCGAGATCGAGGCGTCCGAACCTGTGCATGCGTCGATGCTGGTCGAGGCATCCGGGCGGGCGGCCCGGTTCGGGCGCGGGCTCGGCGGGAAACGAGCTCAGCTCGACCGGCTGGTGTGCGCGGCACGGGTATTCCTCACCCGGCCGAGCGAGCCGCTTGGTGACACCTTCCTGGAGGCCGTCGCCTCCGGCTGGTGGTATGCATCCCCGCTGCCCGGCGGTCACCGCATAGTCGCCTGCTTCACCGACGCACGCAACGCCGCGCAGGACAGGTTGAGGACACCGAGCGGCTGGGCCGCCGCTGTAGCCGCCACTCGCCACATTCGACACCTCACCGACCGATGCCCCATCGGTGAGGTCCGCGTTATCTCCGCGGCCAGCCACCAATTACGACCCTGTGCAGGGCCCGGCTGGGTCGCGGTCGGAGACGCCGCCCTCGCAGTCGACCCACTGTCCTCGGGCGGAGTGACCTTCGCCCTGCGTACCGCGACCGCAGCCACCAACGCACTGATGAACGACCACCACACCGACTATCTCGAACTGGTCGACAACTCCGCCACCGAATACCGAAAGCTACGCGCCGAAATCTACAGCTGGGAGCCCAGATTCACCTGCATGCCGTTCTGGCGGGACCGCTCGGATCCAGCGGAACCCGAAGTCCGATCCGCCCCCGACCACCGAAACCTGCGCCGGGGCCGGTTGGCACCCACTTAA
- a CDS encoding VOC family protein — MTSRLNPYISFSDSARTALEFYRDVFDGTLTMQTFGDMGDKDAPGADLIMHGMLETPSGFTLMASDTPPGMEYKPGSSISISLSGDDADELRGYWDKLCAGGTVTVPLEKQMWGDEFGMCLDRFGIAWMVNIAAPA, encoded by the coding sequence ATGACCTCCCGACTCAACCCGTACATCAGTTTTTCCGACTCGGCGCGCACCGCGTTGGAGTTCTATCGAGATGTGTTCGACGGCACGCTGACCATGCAGACCTTCGGGGATATGGGGGATAAGGACGCGCCCGGCGCGGATCTGATCATGCACGGCATGCTGGAAACGCCGAGCGGATTCACGCTGATGGCTTCGGATACCCCGCCAGGTATGGAATACAAACCAGGAAGCAGCATTTCGATCAGTCTCAGCGGTGACGACGCCGATGAACTGCGCGGCTACTGGGACAAGCTGTGTGCCGGTGGCACCGTGACCGTGCCGTTGGAGAAGCAGATGTGGGGCGATGAATTCGGCATGTGCCTGGACCGCTTCGGCATCGCGTGGATGGTCAATATCGCGGCACCCGCTTAG
- a CDS encoding metalloregulator ArsR/SmtB family transcription factor, producing MATNGVQAIEALADPTRRAIFEALPTAPLSVGDLAKLVGVTSSAASQHLRVLREARLVMMRPDGNRRLYFLDPRGLGDARDYLEQFWPSALAAYAAALSNARAEGTS from the coding sequence GTGGCGACTAATGGAGTTCAGGCCATCGAGGCGCTCGCGGACCCGACCCGCCGGGCCATTTTCGAGGCATTGCCGACCGCGCCGCTGTCGGTCGGCGATCTCGCGAAACTCGTCGGCGTCACCAGCTCGGCGGCCTCCCAGCATCTACGTGTACTGCGCGAGGCCCGGCTGGTGATGATGCGTCCGGACGGCAATCGGCGGCTGTACTTCCTGGATCCGCGTGGACTGGGCGATGCGCGCGACTATCTGGAGCAGTTCTGGCCCAGCGCACTGGCGGCCTATGCCGCGGCTTTGAGCAACGCTCGCGCCGAGGGCACCTCTTGA